A window from Engraulis encrasicolus isolate BLACKSEA-1 chromosome 11, IST_EnEncr_1.0, whole genome shotgun sequence encodes these proteins:
- the LOC134457741 gene encoding leukotriene B4 receptor 1-like, whose protein sequence is MNASINSSSVPSVTTGAIAGIVIRTACFLMGIGGNITVIVVLIRNFKKENFTLKLMLNLAASDIVCLSMLPFWMWNLLSGWTADIHLCRLLSFVTYTAIHASVLIVTLMSVQRYVVVLYRQQWSRLGRRGEFGVLVTVWVLAGMVSIAPTVTYNIITVEGSAKKCEQVFWSEEQKLAVVLFESMAVFLFPFSTLLVSYLCLHKKVSTKALMSNQRLAKLVTCIVVTFIIFWTPYHIVNVMIMTSPSKPVQAWLRVAYRPARQVTQGIIYLNSCVNPLLYAFNYRSLRAPKPVSEVNTKETSNDTC, encoded by the coding sequence ATGAACGCCTCAATCAACAGCTCAAGTGTCCCCTCTGTCACCACAGGGGCGATAGCTGGCATCGTCATCCGAACTGCCTGTTTCCTGATGGGCATCGGTGGCAACATAACAGTGATAGTGGTCCTCATCCGCAACTTCAAGAAGGAGAACTTCACCCTGAAACTGATGCTGAACCTGGCGGCCTCGGACATTGTGTGCTTGTCCATGTTGCCCTTCTGGATGTGGAACCTTCTCTCTGGCTGGACTGCGGATATCCATCTGTGTCGTCTGCTAAGCTTTGTCACGTACACGGCGATCCATGCCAGCGTGCTCATTGTGACTCTAATGAGCGTTCAGAGGTACGTGGTTGTCCTGTATCGTCagcagtggtccagactcgggaGACGAGGGGAGTTTGGGGTCTTGGTGACCGTGTGGGTGCTAGCTGGGATGGTCTCCATCGCACCTACAGTGACCTACAACATCATCACAGTGGAAGGATCAGCCAAGAAATGTGAGCAGGTCTTCTGGTCTGAAGAGCAGAAGCTGGCAGTTGTCTTGTTTGAATCGATGGCTGTTTTTCTCTTCCCTTTCAGCACACTTCTCGTTTCTTACCTGTGCCTCCACAAAAAAGTCAGTACCAAAGCCCTGATGTCCAATCAGAGGTTGGCAAAGCTGGTGACCTGTATCGTTGTGACTTTTATCATCTTCTGGACACCATATCACATCGTCAACGTGATGATAATGACTTCTCCCTCAAAGCCAGTCCAGGCATGGCTCCGAGTTGCCTACCGGCCTGCCAGACAAGTCACCCAAGGAATTATCTATCTCAACAGCTGTGTGAATCCTCTGTTGTATGCTTTCAACTACCGCAGCCTCAGGGCTCCAAAGCCAGTGAGTGAGGTCAACACCAAAGAGACCTCCAATGACACCTGTTGA